From the genome of Faecalibacterium prausnitzii:
CCCCGGAAAATCTGCAGACCGCGCTGGCCCGCGCCGCAGAACGCGTCAAAAAGGAGCGGGCGCTGCTTGGGGAGCTGTCGGTGCAGGAAAACCTTGCCGAGAGCGTGCGCACCTATCAGGAACGCTTTTTTGTGCGGCTGTACGCTGGGCTGTTCCCGGACGAGCAATCTTTGGAGCAGCCGCTGCAGCACATGGAACTGAACCTTACAAGCGACGACTACCTTGTGGCCAGCTGCGAGATCATTGCCAACACAGAGCTTGCCCCCGCACAGCAGCTGAAACTGAGCTTTTCCTGTGCACGGATGTTGGAAACCACCCTGCAAAATTATCTGCCCTGCTACGTAACCGGGGCCGATGCCATGCGCTGCAATGTGCTGTTCTGCCTGACCGATGCCCAATGCCAGAACTACCGGGCAGTGCTGCTTCCCCTGCTGGAGCGGGCCAGCCAGATCTTGTACAACTACTTCACGGTCCGGCTGCTCTGGGCTGTGGGGCGGCCCACCAATTCCCTGCTGGGCCTTGCCCGCCGCTGCCGTGAAAATGCCCACCTGCAGCCCATCTTGACCGCTGAAAATCCCATCCAGTTTGTGGAGGCCGGTGACGGCGATGCTACGGCTGGAAAGATGCAGGTGGTGGCACAGGTGCAGGAGTATATCAAAAATCACCTTTCGGAAAAACTGACGCTGGCCGATGTGGCGGCGGTGTTCAACTTTTCGCCCAACTACCTCAGCCAGCTTTTTGGCAAATACGGCGACAGCGGCTTTGTGGAGTATATCACCGAAACCCGCATTGCCGCCGCCAAGGAGATGCTGGAACAGGGCAACCTGAAGGTGTACGAGATCGCGGAAAAACTGGGCTATGAGAGCTCGTTCTATTTCTCCAAGGTGTTCAAAAAGGTCACGGGGCTCAGCCCGCGGGAATACCAGCAAAGCTTGTAAACCTCTCCAGTCACGCTTCGCGTGCCAGCTCCCCTGATAGGGGAGCCCTTGGCAGGTCGGGCAGAAATCATCTAACTGAGTTGGGCTCGCCAAACGATGAGCGGCAGGGCCTTGCAGTAAATCATCAGGAGGCATTATGATATCTGAACAACTTTCTTTTCTTCCGGACAGTCTGCCCGACTCTCATCCCTTTCCGCCTGCCAGAGAGCGCACGGTATGGAATGCCCTACCCCAGCGGGTCAAAGACCGCTTTTTGAAGGCAGGCGAAGCTGCGCTGGCTGCGGCCATTGCGCCGCTGCCGCTCTCGCTCTGGCTGGACTTTTCCCACATCGGCCGACGCACAGCGTGGGAAGATGCCTATTTCTCCCGCCGGGCACGGCTGTGTGCACTGGTGTGCGCCGAATGCGTGGAGCACACCGGGCGTTTTCTGGGTGCCATTGCAGATACCGTATGGGCACTCTGCGAGGAAAGCGCATGGCAGCTGCCCGCCCACAACAGCTACATCCGGGACACGCCGCAGCTGCCCCTGCCGGACACTACCCGCCCCATCGTGGACCTTTTTGCTGCCGAGACCGGGGCCCTGCTGGCGCTGACCCGGTACTTACTGCCGGACGAGCTGGACACCGCCGCGCCGGGCATCACGGTGCGGATGGAGCGGGAGCTGAACACCCGCATCCTGACGCCCTATTTTACAAGCCACTTCTGGTGGATGGGCAACGGCGCGGAGCCTATGTGCAACTGGACGAGCTGGTGCACCCAGAATGTTCTGCTCACGGTCTTTCTGCTGCCCACCACACAGTCCGAGCGGAAAGCCGCTGTCAAACAGGCTGCATACAGTCTGGATTGCTTTTTGAAGGACTATGGCACGGACGGCTGCTGCAACGAAGGAGCCCAGTATTACCGCCACGCCGGGCTGACCCTGTGGGGGTGTCTGGAGATCTTATCTGCCATCGCGCCGGAGGCCTTCCGCCCGCTATTCAGCGAAGCAAAGATCAAAAATATTGCGGAGTACATCTGCAACGTCCATGTAGAAGGGCCTTATTACCTGAACTTTGGCGATTGCAGCCCCCTTGCCGGGCGGTGCGGTGCACGAGAATACCGCTTTGGACAGGCTGTGGGCAGCGATGCTTTGCAAGCCCTTGCGGCGGCAGACTTCCGCGCCGATGCCGACCCCGACCATTTGCAGAACCCGGACGGCAGCACCCACATCAACCTGTGGTACCGGCTAACCACCGCCTTTGCAGAAGAAGAAATGATGGCGTACTCCGCAACGCCCCGGCACCATTTAACAGTGTGGTACCCCAGCGTGGGCGTCTATGCCGCGCGGCAGGGCAGCTGGATGCTGGGGGCAAAGTTCGGCTCCAACGGCGACAGCCACAACCACAACGATACCGGCAGCATCACCGTGTACAAGGACGGCAGGCCGTTCCTCATCGATATCGGGGTGGAGAGCTACACCCAAAAGACCTTCAGCCCTCAGCGGTACGAGATCTGGACCATGCAGAGCGCATGGCACAATCTGCCCACCTTTGACGGCGTGCAGCAGCTTCCCGGCGCGGAATACGCTGCCAGGGAGGTGTGCACCGATAAAAACAGCATCACCGGCGAACTGGCGGGCGCGTACCCTCCCATTCCGGGGCTTACCACCTACCGCCGCTGTGTATCGGTCGGCGATCAGGGCATCGCCCTGCGGGACGAAACGGACTATCCCGGCATCGTGGAGCTGACCCTGCTCACCGAGCAGAAACCCGTGCCCACAGCGGACGGCTTTGCGGTAGGCACGCTGGGCGGCATCCGCTTTGACCCGGATGCCGCAACGGCTGCTGTTACGCCGGTGCCCATCACCGACCCGCGCCTGCGCACTGCATGGCCGGAAACGATTTATAAGATCACCCTGCATTTCCAAAAAATGCTGAGCCTTACGCTATATTAAGGAGAACCGCTATGGAAACCATCAAGCTGAAAATTCTGGACGAAGCGGGTCACACCCTGATGACCTGTGACGCCGACACCGCCGTATCCCTTGTTTACACCAACTGCTATAAGCCCGGCGACCGGGTGGCGCTGGAGATCGACCATCCCGGCCAGTACTGCGTTATCCAGTTCGAGGACACCATGCCCGAAGCCCTTGTGTATGTGGTCAAGCGGGAGATCAATTTCCACATTCCCTTCGGGGAGCAGGCCATCACCTACTCCCCCAAGAGCTTTGTGGGCAGCCGTCACGTCATCCGGGCGCGCCTTGCGCTGCCGGAGGAGATCGCCGCCCGGCGAAACTTGGCCTTTAACTGCTACGATGAACACGGCGACACCGGTTTTTATCCCCACGCCAGCGCCAACGTGGAAACGCGCGGCGAGGCGGTGTTTGCCGCCCGCAACGCCATCGACGGCATTTTTGAGAACAGTGCCCACGGCGAGTACCCCTACCAGAGCTGGGGCATCAACCGCGACCCGAACGCCGCTCTGACCTTGGATTTTGGCCGCGAGGTACTGCTGGATGAGCTGCGCATCACCGAGCGGGCAGATTTTCCTCACGACAATTACTGGGTCAAGGCCACGGTGGCGTTTTCCGACGGCAGCAGGTTGGACATCCCGCTGGTGAAAAGCGCCAAGCCCCAGAGCGTGGCCTTCGAGCCCAAGCGGGTGCGCAGCCTTGTGCTGAAGGATCTGATTCAGGCCGAGGGAACTTCGCCCTTCCCTGCCTTGACCCAGATCGAAGCCTTTGGCACCGAGGTAAAGTGATATGAGCATCTACAATGCCCTTTATGGGCGGGACGGTCACGGCATAAATCCGAACGAGCCGGAGAAAAAAGGCTTTGCACGCTTTTGCCAGATGGTCGGCCGCGACCTCGGCCAGCTGCTGGGCACGAACCTGATGGTCTGTATCCTCTGCCTGCCCGCTGCGCTGGGCGTCTCGCTGGGGGTCACCCTGTTCTCCCTGCCGCTTACGGTGGTGTGCAGCGCGGTGACCGGTCTGCTGGTCGGCCCTGCCATGGTGTTGCTTGCCGACTGCGCCCTGCGCAGCCTGCAGAATGACCCCTCCCAGTGGCTGCCCCGGGCAAAGCAGACCCTTGCCGCCCATTGGAAAGCCGCCTGCGGCTTTGGCGCTGTGGGCACGCTGGCACTGGGGCTGCTGTGCTTTATATCGGCCTTTGTGTTTGATGCCGCCGCCCGGCAGGGCTACTACCCCGGCCTTGCGGTGCTGGTATTTCTGGCACTGGACTTTCTGGTGCTGGCGGTTTTCGGCACTCTGTGCGCCGCCGTACTGCCGCTGCAGCCCCGCACCCCGGACAGCCTGCTGCGCCGGGCGGGCAGGCTGCTGCTCACCGTGCCGGGCCGCTGCGTATTGGCAGGCGTTATCATGCTGGCGGGCATCGGCGGCATGATCTTGCTGTTCCCGGTCAGCGTGTTCTGGGCGGTACTGTTCGGTTTCTGGCTGCCGGGGCTCGCCGCCATGCAGACCCTGTTCCCCGTTTTGCGGCAGGAGTACGGCGTGCAAGTGCGCACCATCCCGCGCCCGGCAGCGCCGGAAAAGCCCCTGACCGCGCAGGAGCAGAAAAAGCGCTCCCGCGCCAACTGGTGGTATTATAATTGGGGCATCGTGGCAGTGGCGGCGATGGTCATTGTGGGCGTGGCGTATGTGGCCCACGGTCTGCTGACCACCGTAGACCCCGATTACACCGTGGCCGTGGTCACGGCAGAATCTCTGCCGGACGAGGCCGTGCAACGCCTACAGACTGCGCTGGCAGACTATGCGGAGGACGCCAACGGTGACGGGGCGGTCATCGTGCAGGTGAATAACTACACATGGAGCGCCGATGCCGCCCTGACCGACATGAACGGGCAAATGGCCGGTGCCACCCAGATGAACACCGACCTTGCCAACGGCGAGAGCAAAATCTGGATCCTCGAAGACCCAGAGGGCTTTGAGCAGGCTTATGGGGCGCTGAGCGAAAAGCTGGGCGCCGACTGGCAGACAAAGCTCATGCCGTGGAGCGATCTGCCCGCCCTTTCCGCGCTGGAACTGGGCAGCTACAATACTGCCGCCGACGGAAGTCAGACTGTGGATGTTCAAAGCCGCTTTGCCGGGTACAGCGTGGCGGTGTTCGATTTCTCAGATGAGCTGTGGCAGGCGCTCAATTCGTAAACAGAAACGACCGTCCGTTCTCTTTTTGTTTATGTGGTATTCTATCCACAGAAAAATAGACGGAGGTATACCGCCATAAATCCCCATACCACGCTGAATCTTGCCAAGATTGCTCTGTGCGCGGTGGAAACCGTACTGAGGAATACTTCGCCCGGTGCAGAGGACCATCCCCCAGCCAGTTGAATAAAATAACAACGCTGCAAATGCTTATCGTCAGGCTGTTACAGATGCAGCAGCATAAAACGGACATTTCTTCAATAAAAAAATCAAGTAGACTTCAATTTGAGCAAAATAGTAAGACTTCTTATGCTTTACCGTCATAAATTTTTCAAAATCATCTTAACGCACCTTGCGAAACATGATATTCTCTGTCACAAATCTCACTGATTTTGTGGATTGGTTTGAAACCATCCACAAGATGTGGTCGTGTTCATTTTGAACGCTGCCTCACCGTGGATTATCCCTGAAAGATCAACCGCCCCGCAACACACCCGATTCATTTTGCCGCTGTTTCACCCCGACAAAATCTTTCGCCTGTACTGCGTGGGCGGTATTTTTCTTTTCTGGAAAGCTGCACCTTGACAACCGCATGAGCCGTCCGAACGTGATACTGGCTTTCCAGCCAACGCCGCTGCACAAACAGGGGCAGGGACTTCGTTCGGAGCAAACGGTGACCCCACTACACCAGCAGATGCCGCTACACCACAGGACGATATTACTTAACATTTAGAAAATAATGTCCAGATATTTTTGGGCCTCATTACGAATAATCTGCAAGTCATCCTCGTATCCCATAACTTTGCAAATGTAAAAGGCCTCACGATATCGCTCTGCACTCTCTTCTTTTTTGCCATGGAAGAAATCACACTCAGCTTCGATTTCCAGGCAAGAGTGAAGTACTTGATAATGTCCATATTTAATGCAAGCTTCTTTTCCATTTCTTGCAACTCTTGCGCTTTCTTCATATCTTTCCAACAAGTCCAGAGATCTGGCAAAATTGTAGAGAACCAAAGGAAGCATCCTGTTTGATGTGACCATTTCTTGGAGATGGCGTCTCATATACTGAAGCAACCGATAAAAAATATCGGCTGCTTTTTCATTATCACCCGCCAAAGAATAAGCATTTCCAATTTGATTGACTAGCTTCATTTCGTCCAACGTGTAAAGATAGTCTTCAATTTTACTCAGTCGAAAATTTGGTATCGTCATTTGAATAGCTTGCATAAGCATTTGGATTCGCTCGTCACTTGAATACCTTTTATCCAGCCCACCAAGAAGAACCTTTGATCGGAGAATAAATTGCTGTGTAATTTGATCATCTGGCTTTACAATTTTTTCAAGCTGACTGATTTTATCAAAGCCTTCATTAACGTGTTTCAGCGCATTGCATGCCACGATTTCCTTTTCCAATGCCTCTATTTCCAGCTCCTCTGGTGTTACAAGTGCATAATACCGATCATCTGGCAAGCCAAGGCGTTGTAGAATAGCATTGATCCTTGTACGACTGGGGGTCTGCCTTCCATTTTCAAATCTGGAGAGAGTAACAGGCTCGCAAATGCCTGCACAGACTTGCTCCTGCGTCAAATTCAACTCCTGCCGTCGCTGGCGGATATAATCACCAAGCCTATAGTTCTGCATTCTTCCGTACCTCAAACAATCAATATTATCATTATTATAGTACGCCTTATGCCATCACACAAGCACTTCTCTCGTTGACTTGTCGTCTTATAAAATTATTTATTACACCAGACGATATGGTCAGCCGGTTTTTACTGTGATAAGATGTAGACACCGCAAAACTCACGGCTTAACCTACAAAGTCAGGGAGAGGAGACTTCAAATGAAACAATATCTTGAAAAACGTGGGATCTACATTACTTGGTCTCAGCTGGTTATGCGGATCATTTTTGACTTGGTGGGCTTTTTGCTTGCCTTGTTGCCTGCTGGCCTGACTCTGTATCTTACAGATGTCTGGATCACCTCAGGCACTCATATGCCAACCTCGTGGATTTTGGGAATCATTGTTTGTGTTTTTTTGATTCATTCTTACCAGTTTTATTTCGTCAACTATAATTCTCAGATGAATGCAGATCGCATGGCGGGTAATTACCGCCAACATCTGGCGCAAAAGATTTTGAGTAGCAGTATCCCTGCCTATGAGAGCCAGAACAAAGCCCGTATTCAAAATATGGCGAACGATGTCAGTGCGATATATACTGTAAGTAGTTATTTGGTCACAGTACCTGCAAATTTAGTGAAAGTAATCATCATCATTGGACTTCTGCTTTTCTATGCCAGCCCATCTGTTGTACTGACGGCGATCATTTTGATTCCGCTCTATATGGTTCCCAGTTTTCTTAACAAAAGCAAACTGGAAAGACTCGTAGCCAAGGAGAGGGAAGCTGGAGATTTATGGTTTCAGGAATTTGATGTAATTCTCAACGGCAAGGTCAGCATTACTCTAAACAAGGTCGAAAATTATATGCAGA
Proteins encoded in this window:
- a CDS encoding response regulator; protein product: MLRILLVDDEPLVLIGLQGMLEWEKLGYTVCGTARNGKLALEMIEREKPDIVVADVKMPLMDGLTLARTCRERGPLPAFIMLTSFEEFDYIKQAMGAGVVDYLVKLDLTPENLQTALARAAERVKKERALLGELSVQENLAESVRTYQERFFVRLYAGLFPDEQSLEQPLQHMELNLTSDDYLVASCEIIANTELAPAQQLKLSFSCARMLETTLQNYLPCYVTGADAMRCNVLFCLTDAQCQNYRAVLLPLLERASQILYNYFTVRLLWAVGRPTNSLLGLARRCRENAHLQPILTAENPIQFVEAGDGDATAGKMQVVAQVQEYIKNHLSEKLTLADVAAVFNFSPNYLSQLFGKYGDSGFVEYITETRIAAAKEMLEQGNLKVYEIAEKLGYESSFYFSKVFKKVTGLSPREYQQSL
- a CDS encoding heparinase II/III family protein — encoded protein: MISEQLSFLPDSLPDSHPFPPARERTVWNALPQRVKDRFLKAGEAALAAAIAPLPLSLWLDFSHIGRRTAWEDAYFSRRARLCALVCAECVEHTGRFLGAIADTVWALCEESAWQLPAHNSYIRDTPQLPLPDTTRPIVDLFAAETGALLALTRYLLPDELDTAAPGITVRMERELNTRILTPYFTSHFWWMGNGAEPMCNWTSWCTQNVLLTVFLLPTTQSERKAAVKQAAYSLDCFLKDYGTDGCCNEGAQYYRHAGLTLWGCLEILSAIAPEAFRPLFSEAKIKNIAEYICNVHVEGPYYLNFGDCSPLAGRCGAREYRFGQAVGSDALQALAAADFRADADPDHLQNPDGSTHINLWYRLTTAFAEEEMMAYSATPRHHLTVWYPSVGVYAARQGSWMLGAKFGSNGDSHNHNDTGSITVYKDGRPFLIDIGVESYTQKTFSPQRYEIWTMQSAWHNLPTFDGVQQLPGAEYAAREVCTDKNSITGELAGAYPPIPGLTTYRRCVSVGDQGIALRDETDYPGIVELTLLTEQKPVPTADGFAVGTLGGIRFDPDAATAAVTPVPITDPRLRTAWPETIYKITLHFQKMLSLTLY
- a CDS encoding carbohydrate-binding protein encodes the protein METIKLKILDEAGHTLMTCDADTAVSLVYTNCYKPGDRVALEIDHPGQYCVIQFEDTMPEALVYVVKREINFHIPFGEQAITYSPKSFVGSRHVIRARLALPEEIAARRNLAFNCYDEHGDTGFYPHASANVETRGEAVFAARNAIDGIFENSAHGEYPYQSWGINRDPNAALTLDFGREVLLDELRITERADFPHDNYWVKATVAFSDGSRLDIPLVKSAKPQSVAFEPKRVRSLVLKDLIQAEGTSPFPALTQIEAFGTEVK
- a CDS encoding helix-turn-helix domain-containing protein, with translation MQNYRLGDYIRQRRQELNLTQEQVCAGICEPVTLSRFENGRQTPSRTRINAILQRLGLPDDRYYALVTPEELEIEALEKEIVACNALKHVNEGFDKISQLEKIVKPDDQITQQFILRSKVLLGGLDKRYSSDERIQMLMQAIQMTIPNFRLSKIEDYLYTLDEMKLVNQIGNAYSLAGDNEKAADIFYRLLQYMRRHLQEMVTSNRMLPLVLYNFARSLDLLERYEESARVARNGKEACIKYGHYQVLHSCLEIEAECDFFHGKKEESAERYREAFYICKVMGYEDDLQIIRNEAQKYLDIIF